Proteins encoded by one window of Paenibacillus sp. DCT19:
- a CDS encoding NAD(P)/FAD-dependent oxidoreductase, whose protein sequence is MDQTLELYDVTIIGGGPAGMYSAFYSGMRDMKTKLIEARDQLGGRMLFYPEKMIWDVGGVTPTLCADLIKQLEQQARTFEPTIVFEQQIEGFERQPDGTIILTSSTGEKHWTRTVIMAIGYGIYKMAKLEIEGADRFEVTNLHYTVQELEPFRGKKVLISGGGDSAVDWANELEPLAEQVTVVHRRERFGGLERNVLRMKESSVDVRTPYAVETLHSTNGEVIEQVTISHIETGESELLDVDAIIVNHGMKSDFGPIRDWGLDLGEWHVSVSEKLHTNIPGVFGAGDFVNYGSKLHLIAGTFTDAALAVNSAKLYMDPEADKVAYVSSHNSRFKEKNKALGVEQ, encoded by the coding sequence ATGGACCAAACATTGGAATTGTATGATGTAACAATTATTGGCGGAGGCCCTGCTGGGATGTACTCTGCATTTTATAGTGGTATGCGTGATATGAAGACCAAATTAATTGAAGCTCGGGATCAACTTGGCGGACGCATGTTGTTTTATCCTGAGAAGATGATCTGGGATGTGGGCGGTGTTACGCCTACACTATGTGCTGACTTGATTAAGCAATTGGAACAACAGGCTAGAACGTTTGAACCAACCATCGTTTTTGAACAACAGATTGAAGGGTTTGAGCGTCAGCCAGATGGAACTATTATTTTGACTTCCTCCACAGGGGAGAAGCATTGGACTAGAACCGTCATTATGGCAATTGGTTATGGCATCTACAAGATGGCGAAGCTTGAGATTGAAGGAGCTGATCGTTTTGAGGTGACCAACCTACATTATACCGTACAGGAATTAGAACCTTTCCGTGGGAAGAAAGTATTGATCTCTGGTGGGGGAGATTCCGCCGTCGATTGGGCGAATGAACTTGAGCCGCTCGCTGAACAGGTGACGGTCGTGCATCGTCGTGAGCGGTTTGGTGGCTTGGAGCGTAACGTTCTACGTATGAAGGAATCTTCGGTAGATGTGCGTACCCCTTATGCTGTGGAGACACTGCACAGTACGAATGGTGAAGTGATTGAGCAAGTAACCATCTCTCACATCGAAACGGGTGAAAGTGAATTGCTCGATGTAGATGCAATTATTGTAAACCACGGTATGAAGAGTGACTTTGGACCAATCCGTGATTGGGGCTTAGATCTTGGAGAGTGGCACGTGAGTGTATCCGAGAAGTTACATACGAATATTCCCGGAGTGTTCGGAGCAGGGGATTTTGTAAACTATGGCAGCAAGCTGCATCTCATTGCAGGTACGTTTACGGACGCAGCCCTTGCGGTAAATAGTGCGAAGCTGTATAT
- a CDS encoding AraC family transcriptional regulator, with amino-acid sequence MHLNEQIKHWNQAAVKILDIRRVILKPGEEVKAYELPANGFMYATRGSAWIRIDGQEHEANSFYMLHVAKGSRLQLQVREEFEYVILFYRAFLAFPNIRNTWRLEQRSSSPFVQQYAFTPHTPLSLMRHLDHLERAWFQADNMDRLYVKSLFYQFIHELMLQLSAEESSVMISDPVQHTLRYLHDHYREQVTLDDLAELFNYSSRHLSMQFKQKTGSSPIDYLIQIRLAEARRMLIKSNVTLKEIALEVGYTDVYYFSRLFKKHVGISPIRYQQKVREQEIIEDRPLQVSESSIGWRWKRGYIGYENHYQYIDGGSTPMRRKKTTSGMFIIALLSLTMLLSACGAGSATPTGNEGTAASSNNNNTTVASTSEQGNQANTDSGTRTVSTVKGDIVVPADPKRVVVLYLQGDVVALGIKPIATSDVYDGAAYKNELEGVNSLGTWFEPNPEAVIDLDPDLIIVPSEETYNLLKDIAPTVYIPYEKLTTEERLVNIASIFGKEQEAEKLLTDLNSKVEESKKTLADAGILDKTVSIVEGGFKGMVVVESKQFGRGSQAVYEYLGMKAPDIVQQKIDVVSDAAGSTVSMEVLPEYVGDYLFRSTYEGMDNLTDNPIWSSIPAVKEGRLIEIDFDFFYYSDVYSINKQLDFVVEHLLDAPKVK; translated from the coding sequence TTAAGCCTGGAGAAGAGGTGAAAGCCTATGAATTGCCGGCAAACGGATTTATGTACGCAACTCGTGGCTCTGCATGGATTAGAATAGATGGACAAGAGCATGAAGCGAATTCATTTTATATGCTCCATGTAGCCAAAGGTTCTCGTCTTCAACTTCAGGTGAGAGAAGAATTCGAATATGTAATTCTCTTTTATCGCGCATTTCTGGCGTTCCCCAATATTCGAAACACGTGGCGATTGGAGCAGCGATCGTCTTCTCCCTTTGTCCAACAATATGCGTTTACTCCCCACACACCACTTAGTTTAATGAGGCATTTGGATCATCTGGAGAGGGCATGGTTTCAGGCGGATAATATGGATAGGCTCTATGTGAAAAGTCTGTTTTATCAATTTATCCATGAGTTAATGCTTCAGTTGTCCGCAGAAGAGAGCTCGGTGATGATATCAGATCCGGTGCAGCATACGCTCCGTTATCTTCATGACCACTACAGGGAACAAGTAACACTGGATGATCTGGCTGAACTCTTCAATTATAGCTCTCGCCACTTATCCATGCAGTTTAAACAGAAAACAGGTTCAAGTCCGATTGACTATTTAATTCAGATCAGACTGGCTGAGGCTCGCAGAATGTTAATCAAATCGAATGTGACACTGAAAGAAATTGCATTAGAAGTGGGATATACCGATGTTTATTACTTCAGTAGATTGTTCAAAAAACACGTCGGCATCTCCCCAATTCGCTATCAGCAAAAGGTACGTGAGCAAGAGATTATAGAGGATCGTCCATTACAGGTCTCCGAATCGTCCATTGGCTGGAGATGGAAGCGAGGATATATTGGTTATGAGAATCATTATCAATATATAGACGGAGGGTCTACACCGATGAGAAGAAAGAAAACAACATCAGGCATGTTTATAATTGCGTTGTTAAGCTTAACCATGCTGTTATCCGCATGTGGAGCAGGTTCAGCCACGCCAACAGGAAATGAGGGTACGGCAGCGAGCTCCAACAATAACAATACGACAGTGGCTTCAACATCAGAGCAGGGCAATCAGGCGAATACAGATAGCGGAACCCGCACTGTATCTACGGTCAAAGGTGATATTGTTGTACCAGCTGATCCTAAGAGAGTCGTTGTATTGTATCTTCAGGGAGATGTTGTAGCCCTAGGAATTAAGCCGATTGCTACATCAGATGTATATGATGGGGCAGCTTACAAAAATGAGCTTGAAGGTGTCAACTCGCTCGGAACATGGTTTGAACCTAATCCTGAAGCAGTCATTGACCTTGACCCAGATCTAATTATTGTTCCTTCGGAGGAGACATATAATCTATTAAAAGATATCGCACCCACAGTCTATATTCCTTATGAGAAATTAACTACAGAAGAGAGGCTGGTCAACATCGCCAGTATTTTCGGCAAAGAACAAGAAGCCGAGAAATTGCTTACCGATCTGAACAGCAAAGTTGAAGAAAGTAAGAAGACACTTGCAGATGCAGGCATTCTGGATAAAACAGTTTCCATTGTAGAGGGTGGCTTCAAAGGCATGGTGGTCGTGGAAAGCAAGCAATTTGGTCGAGGCTCCCAAGCAGTTTACGAATACCTGGGCATGAAAGCACCTGATATTGTTCAACAGAAAATTGATGTCGTTTCGGATGCTGCTGGCTCCACGGTATCCATGGAAGTTCTCCCTGAATATGTAGGAGATTATTTGTTCCGCTCCACATATGAAGGCATGGACAATTTGACGGATAATCCGATCTGGAGTAGTATCCCAGCAGTCAAAGAAGGCCGTTTAATAGAAATTGATTTTGATTTCTTCTATTACTCTGATGTATATTCAATCAACAAGCAGCTTGATTTCGTGGTCGAACACTTGTTGGATGCACCAAAAGTGAAGTAA